In a single window of the Apteryx mantelli isolate bAptMan1 chromosome 11, bAptMan1.hap1, whole genome shotgun sequence genome:
- the LOC136993134 gene encoding olfactory receptor 14J1-like, with protein MSNNSSLKEFLLLAFTDTRELQLWHFSLFLGIYLAALLGNGLLVAAVACDHRLHTPMYFFLLNLSLLDLGFISITVPKSMANSLRDTRAISYSGCAAQVFEFVFLLGGEYSLLTVMAYDRYVAICRPLHYGTLMGSRACVKMAAAAWASAFLNSLFHTANTFSIPLCQGNTVDQFFCEIPQILKLSCSDAYLREVGLLVVTVCLCLGCFIFIVLSYVQIFTAVLRIPSEQGRHKAFSMCLPHLAVVSLFVSTGTFAYLRPASISSPALDLVVAVLYSVVPPAVNPLIYSMRNKELKDALRKVI; from the coding sequence atgtccaacaacAGTTccctcaaagagttcctcctcttggcattcacagacacgcgggagctgcagctctggcacttctcactcttcctgggcatctacctggctgccctcctgggcaacggactCCTCGtcgcagctgtagcctgcgaccaccgccttcacacccccatgtacttcttcctcctcaacctctccctcctcgaccttggcttcatctccatcactgttcccaaatctatggccaattctctgagggacaccagggccatttcctactcaggatgcgcTGCTCAAGTCTTTGAGTTTGTCTTCTTATTAGGAGGAGAAtactctctcctcacagtcatggcctatgaccgctatgttgccatctgcagacccctgcactatgggaccctcatgggcagcagagcttgtgtcaaaatggcagcagctgcctgggccagtgcttttctcaattctctctttcacactgctaacacattttccataccactctgccaaggcaacacagtggaccagttcttctgtgaaatcccccagatcctcaagctctcctgctcagacgcctacctcagggaagttgggcttcttgtggttactgtctgtctctgtttggggtgtttcattttcattgtgctgtcctatgtgcagatcttcactgctgtgctgaggatcccctctgagcagggacgacacaaagccttttccatgtgcctccctcacctggctgtggtctccctctttgtcagcactggcacctTTGCCTACCTGAGgcctgcctccatctcctccccagctctggatctggtggtggctgttctgtactcggtggtgcctccagcagtgaaccctctcatctacagcatgaggaacaaggagctcaaagatgccctgaggaaagtgatt